The Synergistaceae bacterium genome has a window encoding:
- a CDS encoding TIGR00282 family metallophosphoesterase, producing MRILFVGDIMGSPGRSALAQALSSLNTEGSTFDFVIVNCENAAAGKGMTGKIMEEIFDMGVHGMTSGNHIWDKNIFYPVLNMETRVIRPANYPPGCPGSGYTILERNGKKLGILNLQGRVFMPPIDCPFKVADTVLDELRKKASGNIPVLVDFHAEATSEKKALGVYLDGQVAVFVGTHTHVQTADEQILPGGTAYISDVGMTGGHGGVIGVKTETVMPRYLMGMPSKFEVCELDPRFNAVVADIDEESGRAVNLTRINKRVDMA from the coding sequence ATGAGAATTTTATTTGTGGGAGATATCATGGGAAGTCCTGGTCGTTCCGCTTTGGCCCAAGCTCTTTCGTCCCTGAACACCGAGGGGAGCACTTTCGACTTCGTCATTGTCAACTGTGAGAACGCCGCCGCGGGAAAAGGAATGACGGGCAAGATTATGGAGGAAATTTTCGACATGGGCGTGCACGGCATGACCTCGGGCAACCATATTTGGGATAAAAACATTTTTTATCCCGTTTTAAACATGGAGACACGAGTCATCCGTCCCGCGAACTATCCTCCGGGGTGTCCGGGTTCGGGTTACACGATTCTGGAACGGAACGGGAAAAAGCTAGGGATTCTAAACCTCCAAGGCCGTGTGTTCATGCCCCCTATCGATTGCCCCTTCAAAGTGGCGGACACGGTCCTCGATGAGTTGAGGAAAAAGGCATCGGGTAATATTCCCGTGTTGGTGGACTTTCATGCCGAGGCTACATCCGAAAAAAAAGCCCTGGGCGTCTATCTGGATGGACAAGTCGCCGTTTTCGTCGGAACTCACACGCACGTGCAAACGGCCGATGAGCAGATTTTGCCTGGGGGTACGGCCTACATCTCCGACGTGGGTATGACGGGAGGTCACGGGGGAGTCATCGGCGTAAAAACCGAAACCGTCATGCCCCGTTATTTGATGGGAATGCCATCAAAATTCGAGGTCTGCGAGCTCGACCCAAGGTTCAACGCCGTCGTAGCCGATATCGACGAAGAATCTGGACGCGCTGTGAACCTTACTCGAATCAATAAGCGCGTTGATATGGCTTGA
- the rny gene encoding ribonuclease Y translates to MQLLFYLLAAAAGAVISFFVSKTLDNARLSGVKNQTALLVKEAIEAAERTKKDRITEAKDEIFKFRQDAERDIKERRGELQRAERKLEQKEENLDRKLDKVAHKEEELRAKHEEAEQRTAEIEAVLKQQLVRLEEIAEMTRGEAQELLLRKTEEEAQYVIGLRLKELEEKAKREAERKARDIIITAVQRCAVEHSSDATVSVVPLPTDDMKGRIIGREGRNIRAFETLTGVDLIVDDTPEAVTLSSFDPVRREIARLSLERLILDGRIHPTRIEELIEKATRDVEEQILEAGEAALLETGIKNMHGELVRTLGQLKFRFSYGQNALSHSLEVAYISGIIAAELGIDEEIARRAGLLHDLGKAVDHQVEGPHALIGADLAKRFGERQEIISAIASHHENVEAKNIYDIIVACADAISASRPGARRESLEAYIKRLEKLEELAQAFTGVSKAYAIQAGREVRVLVMPNNTDDGTVHKLAYDIARKIEEEMKYPGQIKVTVSREMRSTEYAK, encoded by the coding sequence ATGCAGTTATTATTTTATCTATTGGCTGCAGCGGCTGGGGCCGTGATCAGCTTTTTCGTCTCCAAAACCCTGGATAACGCGCGACTCTCCGGAGTCAAAAACCAGACGGCTTTATTAGTGAAAGAAGCCATTGAAGCGGCTGAGCGCACCAAAAAAGACCGGATTACCGAAGCCAAAGACGAGATCTTCAAATTTCGCCAAGACGCGGAAAGGGACATTAAGGAACGCCGTGGGGAATTGCAGAGAGCGGAGCGCAAACTTGAACAAAAGGAGGAAAATCTAGACCGCAAGCTAGATAAGGTCGCTCACAAAGAAGAGGAGTTGCGGGCCAAGCATGAAGAAGCGGAACAGCGAACCGCCGAGATCGAAGCCGTTCTCAAACAGCAATTGGTGCGCCTCGAGGAAATCGCGGAGATGACCCGAGGCGAGGCCCAGGAGTTGCTGTTGCGGAAAACTGAGGAAGAAGCCCAGTACGTCATCGGGCTCCGCTTGAAAGAGCTGGAGGAAAAAGCCAAGCGCGAGGCCGAACGCAAAGCGCGGGACATTATTATCACGGCTGTCCAGCGTTGCGCTGTGGAACACTCTTCGGACGCCACCGTGAGCGTGGTGCCTCTGCCCACGGATGACATGAAAGGACGTATTATCGGACGGGAAGGACGCAACATACGCGCGTTTGAGACGTTGACGGGAGTCGATCTTATCGTCGACGACACCCCGGAAGCCGTGACTTTGAGCAGTTTCGATCCCGTAAGGAGGGAAATCGCCCGCCTTTCTCTCGAACGCCTGATCTTAGACGGGCGCATCCATCCGACTCGCATCGAGGAGCTGATCGAAAAAGCTACCCGCGATGTGGAGGAACAGATATTGGAAGCGGGAGAGGCCGCTTTGCTCGAAACGGGCATTAAAAACATGCACGGCGAATTGGTCCGTACTCTGGGACAGCTCAAATTCCGTTTCAGCTACGGGCAAAACGCGCTTTCTCACAGCCTTGAGGTGGCCTATATTTCAGGAATCATCGCCGCCGAACTGGGTATCGACGAGGAAATAGCGCGACGGGCAGGTTTGTTGCACGACCTAGGGAAGGCCGTCGATCATCAAGTCGAGGGTCCTCACGCCCTCATCGGCGCGGACCTCGCCAAGCGTTTCGGTGAGCGTCAGGAGATCATCAGCGCCATAGCGTCTCACCACGAGAACGTGGAAGCTAAGAATATCTACGATATTATCGTCGCTTGCGCCGACGCGATCAGCGCGTCTCGGCCTGGAGCCCGGAGAGAGAGCCTGGAAGCCTACATCAAGCGCCTCGAAAAACTGGAGGAGCTGGCCCAAGCCTTCACCGGAGTCAGCAAGGCCTACGCCATCCAGGCCGGGCGAGAGGTGAGGGTCTTGGTCATGCCCAACAATACCGACGATGGAACCGTACATAAATTGGCTTACGACATCGCTCGCAAAATCGAGGAGGAAATGAAATATCCCGGCCAGATCAAGGTTACCGTGTCCCGGGAAATGCGCTCGACAGAGTACGCGAAATAG
- the rsmH gene encoding 16S rRNA (cytosine(1402)-N(4))-methyltransferase RsmH, translated as MNDVKHEPVLLDRVIEFLRIGGIEKPKKKVVDCTLGLGGYSERILRTFPEAWVYGLDRDPHAVAFSVNRLLEHRHRFEVLHTNFGVMKETLRGAAPFDAFIFDLGVSNMQLTEAERGFSFQQDGPLDMRMNPEAEDDATAADVLESLSAAELAKVFWTYGEERHARRIATKIEERRKKGNVPKTTAELVSLIREVLPAPVQRKMGTHPARRVFQALRICVNDELKELERGLSAVESLSSPEAMVIVVSYHSLEDRIVKHKFRAWEKEEKKGVVLTKHPVLPDEEELEKNFKARSAKLRVFCFQPLGKK; from the coding sequence ATGAACGACGTAAAGCACGAGCCAGTGCTGCTGGATCGGGTGATAGAATTTTTGCGTATCGGTGGGATAGAGAAGCCAAAAAAGAAAGTCGTGGATTGTACCCTGGGCCTGGGAGGGTATTCCGAAAGAATCCTGCGGACGTTTCCAGAGGCTTGGGTCTATGGACTGGACAGGGATCCCCATGCGGTCGCTTTTTCGGTGAATCGGCTTTTGGAGCATCGCCATCGCTTCGAGGTATTACATACGAATTTCGGCGTTATGAAAGAGACTTTGAGAGGCGCCGCTCCTTTCGACGCTTTTATTTTTGACCTGGGAGTGTCCAATATGCAACTGACGGAGGCGGAGCGAGGTTTTTCCTTCCAGCAGGATGGGCCGTTGGATATGAGGATGAACCCCGAAGCCGAAGATGACGCGACCGCGGCGGATGTGTTAGAGAGTTTATCCGCGGCGGAACTGGCGAAGGTTTTTTGGACTTACGGAGAAGAGCGCCACGCGCGTCGTATCGCGACGAAAATCGAGGAGCGGCGGAAAAAAGGGAATGTGCCAAAAACGACGGCGGAGCTTGTCTCGCTCATTCGAGAGGTCTTGCCAGCTCCGGTGCAGAGAAAAATGGGAACCCACCCGGCACGCCGCGTTTTTCAGGCTTTGCGTATCTGTGTCAACGACGAGCTGAAAGAGTTGGAGAGGGGGCTCTCCGCAGTTGAGTCGCTCTCGTCGCCAGAGGCGATGGTGATTGTCGTTTCGTATCATTCCTTAGAGGACCGCATCGTCAAGCACAAGTTCAGAGCGTGGGAGAAGGAAGAAAAAAAGGGGGTTGTTCTCACCAAGCACCCCGTGCTTCCCGACGAGGAAGAACTAGAGAAAAATTTTAAAGCGCGTAGCGCGAAACTTCGGGTTTTTTGTTTTCAACCTTTGGGGAAAAAATGA
- a CDS encoding penicillin-binding protein 2: MTPKRYFFSPWLFFVVLFVFLAWKLVEYHCFPDSRVLALAQNQYWSRTSVRSNRGIIQDSKENILALSSPTSSFFIDPEHWSPSDAPALKGLIPESVLKKISGPLEGRYVRLVRMLSPETARKVRNLKLKGVYEENERKREYPNGSLLSHVLGFCDIDENGQAGVELAWNSTLYDSQGYKIMIRQSGGRSLISKSRKNYNRSSNISSVTLTIDARIQYIVEKCLNEAASVHGAKWGAAICMDPNTGAVLSMASWPTFNPNNREELLNSRNIVNNVVGRAYEPGSTFKPIFMGIALESNLVRVNEVFNCPARLKIADGFISEAYQRAMGKLSTADILIKSSNVGMAQIGIRATPLEMYRTLLNWGFGKVSDIELKGTEKGLISSPGEWRGVVPANISIGQGLAVTPLQLITGIVPIVNGGKLLSPYLVREAVDSVGEVVYRGSRNVVREVLTPETSQWLRKAMRDTVLSGTGRQAKTAVTELAAKTGTAQVPEKGKYAKGRYVASFVGFWPYENPQYLMLIVIGEPTKGKYYGGEVAGPAFKKIVEGMSDLDFFESGRGEAL; the protein is encoded by the coding sequence ATGACGCCAAAACGCTATTTTTTCAGTCCGTGGCTTTTTTTTGTCGTTCTTTTCGTATTCCTGGCCTGGAAGTTGGTGGAATATCATTGTTTTCCAGACTCCCGCGTGCTCGCTTTGGCTCAAAATCAGTATTGGAGCCGTACTTCCGTCAGGAGCAATCGGGGGATCATTCAGGACAGCAAAGAAAATATTCTTGCGCTATCGAGTCCCACGTCCAGCTTTTTTATCGACCCTGAACACTGGTCTCCTTCGGACGCTCCCGCGCTGAAGGGTTTGATTCCGGAAAGCGTTCTCAAGAAAATATCGGGCCCCCTCGAAGGTCGCTATGTCAGGTTGGTACGAATGCTATCGCCCGAGACGGCCCGAAAAGTCCGGAACCTGAAACTCAAAGGCGTATATGAAGAAAATGAGAGAAAACGGGAATACCCCAATGGCTCTCTTTTATCTCATGTCCTCGGATTTTGTGACATTGACGAGAACGGTCAGGCGGGTGTTGAATTAGCCTGGAACTCCACGCTTTATGATTCTCAGGGGTACAAAATCATGATCCGTCAGTCGGGAGGCCGATCTCTCATCTCAAAGAGCAGGAAAAACTACAATCGAAGCTCTAACATCTCATCAGTTACCCTTACCATTGACGCGAGAATCCAGTACATTGTGGAAAAATGCTTGAATGAAGCCGCCTCCGTACATGGCGCTAAATGGGGCGCCGCCATCTGCATGGACCCCAATACGGGCGCTGTGTTATCCATGGCGAGCTGGCCCACGTTCAACCCCAACAACCGAGAAGAACTGCTCAATTCTAGGAATATCGTCAATAACGTGGTGGGAAGAGCCTACGAACCCGGTTCGACTTTCAAGCCGATTTTCATGGGTATTGCCTTGGAAAGCAATCTTGTGCGCGTGAACGAGGTCTTCAACTGTCCCGCCCGCTTGAAAATCGCCGACGGTTTTATCTCCGAAGCCTATCAAAGAGCTATGGGAAAACTTTCCACCGCGGATATTCTCATCAAATCTTCCAACGTGGGAATGGCCCAGATAGGAATACGCGCCACACCTCTCGAAATGTACCGTACTCTTCTCAACTGGGGATTTGGAAAAGTCAGCGACATCGAACTGAAGGGAACGGAAAAGGGGCTCATCTCTTCTCCCGGAGAATGGCGGGGCGTCGTCCCCGCGAATATATCCATCGGTCAGGGACTGGCCGTAACACCTTTACAACTGATCACCGGTATCGTGCCCATCGTCAACGGGGGTAAACTCCTGAGCCCTTACCTGGTACGGGAAGCCGTGGATTCCGTGGGGGAGGTCGTCTACCGAGGAAGCAGGAACGTGGTGCGCGAAGTGCTGACTCCTGAAACCAGCCAATGGCTGCGTAAGGCCATGCGAGACACCGTTCTTTCTGGAACAGGACGCCAAGCCAAGACCGCCGTTACAGAACTCGCGGCCAAAACGGGGACTGCGCAGGTTCCAGAAAAAGGCAAGTACGCGAAAGGGCGTTACGTGGCTTCTTTTGTCGGGTTCTGGCCCTACGAAAACCCTCAGTACCTGATGCTCATCGTCATCGGCGAACCCACAAAGGGGAAGTATTACGGTGGCGAGGTGGCCGGGCCCGCGTTCAAGAAAATCGTTGAAGGCATGTCCGATTTGGATTTTTTTGAATCAGGTAGGGGAGAAGCCTTATGA
- a CDS encoding UDP-N-acetylmuramoyl-L-alanyl-D-glutamate--2,6-diaminopimelate ligase, with protein sequence MRLSALTQALAKKGFPYVFKGGGNGGKNPQISDVFSDSRKVLPGSIFCCVEGEKDDGHQYVELAEMAGAVALVCERPIKSHLPVLLVESTRRIMGELASSVYGEPSSKLLMVGVTGTNGKSTTTYILRSIFQAAGLRTGLLGTIVESDGIRERDAERTTPESCDIQRHLAAMVKNGCRACVMETSSHGLHLGRLEGALFDVTVFTNLNPEHLDYHKDMESYFQAKWLLFSKYSKERRTMVVNADDPYGARLLRAFPEAKGFSFSDIVNLSLNMNGSFFEIEACDDFPPLSIQSPLVGKFNVANVLAAISALRGRIGDAFIAKGVMEIPQVPGRLEKHPIPNGACCIIDFAHTPEALRNVLSAAREFCSGKLISIFGHGGGRYASNRPALGATAASLADLVVVTMDNPRDEDPNAIADSIVRGIEEQNGRQKRKITYRIILDRKEAISTALRIARLGDVLVVSGKGPEKFLTINGRKIPFNDAETVEEWIRLAK encoded by the coding sequence ATGAGGTTGTCGGCTCTAACGCAAGCTCTGGCAAAAAAAGGATTTCCGTATGTTTTCAAGGGAGGCGGAAATGGAGGTAAAAATCCCCAAATTTCCGATGTTTTCTCGGACAGTCGTAAGGTCTTGCCAGGGTCGATTTTTTGTTGCGTCGAGGGCGAAAAAGACGATGGACACCAATACGTGGAACTGGCGGAAATGGCTGGGGCGGTGGCTCTCGTCTGTGAACGGCCCATAAAGTCCCATCTTCCCGTTCTTTTGGTGGAGTCCACCCGCAGGATCATGGGAGAACTGGCGTCTTCGGTTTACGGGGAGCCATCTTCTAAACTCCTGATGGTGGGTGTGACGGGGACCAACGGCAAAAGCACAACCACTTATATCCTTCGCAGCATCTTCCAAGCCGCGGGGCTCAGAACCGGCCTGTTGGGAACTATCGTAGAAAGTGACGGAATCCGGGAGCGGGACGCGGAGAGAACCACGCCCGAAAGTTGCGATATCCAAAGACACTTGGCGGCGATGGTGAAAAATGGATGTCGAGCTTGCGTCATGGAAACCTCTTCTCACGGCCTTCACCTCGGACGTTTGGAGGGCGCCCTTTTTGACGTGACCGTTTTTACGAACCTCAACCCCGAACACCTGGACTACCATAAAGACATGGAAAGTTATTTTCAAGCGAAGTGGCTTTTGTTCTCGAAGTACTCCAAAGAAAGACGGACTATGGTGGTCAATGCGGACGACCCCTATGGAGCCCGTTTGCTAAGGGCGTTTCCAGAGGCGAAGGGCTTTAGCTTCTCCGATATTGTCAACTTGAGCTTAAATATGAACGGTTCTTTTTTCGAGATCGAGGCGTGCGACGATTTTCCACCTCTCTCGATCCAAAGTCCTCTTGTTGGAAAATTCAATGTCGCTAACGTGCTTGCGGCGATCAGTGCCTTGAGGGGGAGAATCGGCGATGCTTTCATTGCGAAAGGAGTGATGGAGATACCCCAAGTGCCGGGTCGCTTGGAAAAACACCCGATTCCCAACGGTGCCTGTTGTATTATAGATTTTGCTCATACTCCCGAAGCGCTGCGCAACGTTTTGTCGGCAGCGCGTGAGTTTTGCTCTGGAAAACTGATTTCCATCTTCGGGCATGGAGGCGGCCGTTACGCGTCCAATCGTCCGGCGCTGGGCGCCACGGCGGCTTCGTTGGCTGATCTGGTTGTGGTTACTATGGACAATCCCCGCGACGAAGACCCGAACGCGATTGCGGACAGCATCGTTCGAGGCATCGAGGAGCAAAACGGGAGGCAAAAAAGAAAGATCACATATCGGATCATCCTGGATAGAAAAGAAGCGATTTCCACGGCCTTGCGCATCGCGAGGTTGGGCGACGTGCTGGTCGTCTCGGGCAAGGGACCGGAAAAATTTTTGACGATCAATGGTCGGAAGATTCCATTCAACGACGCGGAAACAGTAGAAGAGTGGATTCGACTGGCAAAGTGA
- a CDS encoding phospho-N-acetylmuramoyl-pentapeptide-transferase, which translates to MKNAIMAGIWSCGGGGVLQYVLIRLQRRLHMNQVQKSYGIGIDLEIKSSTPTMGGVVFILLAFVALGIEFSPQALLFWALPVACGAIGFVDDWLKIHRKSSEGFTSPQKLAIQVVVASIWVLWASWQRGLILWPGIQCSLWLTIPLTIVAVVGIMNAVNVTDGLDGLAGGAFVISLGVLVFFSRQSSFLLVCFAILWGATMSFLFYNVRPARIIMGDIGSHFLGGALVALSVEGDVILALIPACFLYGVELLSSAIQIVAIRKFHRKVFKMAPLHHHFQRMGWDETTITNWFLFFHIVGAALLTMLFAQILGLERK; encoded by the coding sequence ATGAAAAACGCTATTATGGCTGGGATTTGGAGTTGCGGAGGAGGGGGAGTGCTCCAGTATGTTTTGATCCGACTTCAACGTCGCTTACATATGAATCAGGTACAAAAAAGCTATGGCATCGGCATCGATCTGGAGATCAAAAGCTCCACTCCTACTATGGGAGGAGTCGTTTTTATTCTGTTGGCCTTTGTCGCTTTGGGAATTGAGTTTAGCCCCCAGGCGCTTCTTTTTTGGGCTCTGCCTGTGGCCTGTGGCGCCATTGGTTTCGTGGACGATTGGCTCAAGATTCACCGCAAATCCAGCGAGGGTTTTACCAGTCCGCAAAAACTGGCGATTCAAGTCGTTGTCGCGTCGATCTGGGTCTTGTGGGCCTCATGGCAAAGAGGATTGATCTTATGGCCGGGGATCCAGTGTTCTCTTTGGCTGACGATTCCGCTAACTATAGTGGCGGTGGTGGGAATCATGAATGCCGTTAATGTGACGGACGGTTTAGACGGTTTGGCGGGAGGAGCCTTCGTGATTTCCCTTGGTGTGCTGGTTTTTTTTTCGAGGCAATCGAGTTTTCTACTGGTATGTTTTGCCATCCTTTGGGGCGCGACGATGAGTTTTTTGTTTTATAACGTTCGCCCGGCCCGCATCATTATGGGAGATATCGGGTCACATTTTCTGGGCGGGGCGCTTGTCGCTTTGTCCGTGGAAGGCGACGTGATTTTGGCGCTGATACCGGCGTGTTTCTTGTACGGTGTTGAGCTTCTTTCCTCCGCCATTCAGATTGTCGCCATACGGAAATTCCACAGGAAGGTTTTCAAAATGGCCCCGCTGCATCATCATTTTCAACGTATGGGGTGGGACGAAACGACGATAACCAACTGGTTCTTATTTTTCCATATTGTGGGAGCGGCTCTTTTGACGATGCTGTTCGCTCAGATCCTGGGTTTGGAGAGAAAATGA
- the murD gene encoding UDP-N-acetylmuramoyl-L-alanine--D-glutamate ligase: MNTKNRNFNRVTVIGAGVSGMALALLAQDLGMEVFVSEKRDDLAENVLQRLKNKGIPWETGGHTSRVFEADALLLSSGISPETFCVREAERRGLPVVGELDFVLPHIKGRIIGVTGSNGKSTVTALCGHILKKTGLKTAVGGNIGEAVSLFTKEFFDCVVLELSSFQLYWAHSLKSAVGIVTNLAPDHIDWHGNYESYVAAKAKLLSLQDANGWSVIQDRDRDALRIARPEKAVLLSWEEKPFHRGTNEGGTNEGGANKGGANETAGQIFMKKDRAELYLAKQEHLLFRYEETALLGRHNLENVAMALTTAYLLDVSVTNVRETLSDFLSLPHRCELAGTINGVAYVDDSKGTNVAASVTALTSIEGRKIVILGGKGKGEDYDALAEATLREAEAAVLMGAESDRIEQALKSVGFASIYKVAGMEEAVLTARNLAHSGMVVLLSPACTSWDMYENYKKRGEHFCAVVQSLEK, from the coding sequence ATGAACACTAAAAATAGAAATTTCAACCGCGTCACGGTGATAGGGGCGGGGGTGAGTGGGATGGCTTTGGCGCTTCTCGCCCAAGATCTGGGCATGGAGGTCTTCGTCTCGGAGAAGAGAGACGATCTAGCTGAGAACGTCCTTCAACGCCTGAAAAACAAAGGGATTCCATGGGAAACAGGTGGGCACACCAGCCGCGTGTTCGAGGCCGATGCCTTGCTGCTCAGTTCGGGTATTTCTCCAGAGACGTTTTGCGTTCGCGAGGCGGAACGCCGCGGGCTACCCGTAGTGGGGGAGTTAGATTTTGTCCTTCCTCATATTAAAGGGCGTATTATCGGCGTGACGGGAAGCAACGGAAAGAGCACCGTGACGGCGCTCTGTGGCCATATTTTGAAGAAAACCGGTCTTAAAACCGCTGTGGGCGGAAACATCGGCGAGGCCGTGTCACTTTTCACCAAAGAGTTTTTCGATTGCGTGGTGTTGGAGTTGAGCAGTTTCCAACTCTATTGGGCCCATAGTTTGAAAAGCGCGGTGGGAATTGTCACGAACCTGGCTCCAGATCATATCGATTGGCATGGAAACTACGAATCTTACGTGGCGGCCAAGGCAAAGCTGCTTTCCCTCCAGGACGCCAACGGTTGGAGTGTGATCCAGGACCGTGATCGGGACGCTCTCCGCATAGCGCGCCCAGAGAAGGCAGTGCTCCTGAGCTGGGAGGAAAAACCGTTCCATAGGGGAACCAACGAAGGAGGAACCAACGAAGGAGGAGCCAATAAAGGAGGAGCCAACGAAACGGCGGGGCAAATTTTCATGAAAAAAGACCGCGCGGAGCTTTACCTTGCGAAACAAGAACACCTCCTTTTCCGGTACGAGGAAACGGCGCTTTTGGGGCGCCATAACTTGGAAAACGTGGCGATGGCCCTCACAACGGCGTATTTGCTGGATGTGTCCGTGACCAATGTGAGAGAGACTCTGAGCGATTTTCTCTCTTTGCCGCATCGCTGTGAGCTGGCGGGGACGATCAACGGCGTGGCTTACGTCGACGACTCCAAAGGAACTAACGTAGCGGCGTCCGTAACAGCTTTGACTTCTATTGAAGGACGTAAAATCGTCATTTTAGGAGGCAAGGGTAAGGGGGAAGATTATGACGCTCTGGCAGAGGCCACCTTACGGGAGGCCGAGGCGGCAGTGCTGATGGGAGCGGAGAGCGACCGGATAGAACAAGCCTTAAAAAGCGTCGGTTTCGCGTCTATTTATAAGGTGGCCGGTATGGAGGAAGCTGTGTTGACGGCCAGAAATCTGGCTCATTCAGGAATGGTCGTCCTCCTTTCCCCCGCCTGTACGAGCTGGGATATGTACGAAAACTACAAGAAGAGGGGAGAGCATTTTTGTGCCGTCGTCCAGAGCTTGGAGAAATGA